From a single Miscanthus floridulus cultivar M001 chromosome 8, ASM1932011v1, whole genome shotgun sequence genomic region:
- the LOC136475156 gene encoding kinesin-like protein KIN-10A, which produces MAPPPTPPARPAPVPQATAAAATPLRTPASKHRLHFPAATPRNANNGGGGATEHPVEVIGRIRNLASGATSALEIAGGGTAVRVRGDAGGCRDFTLDGVSVSEEENLEGFYRRFVRSRIQGIRVGAKCTVMVYGPTGSGKSHTMFGCANNPGIVYRALRDILEGGGGGEGDSAEDDAGFDAGLFVQVAVLEIYNEEIYDLLAGSGATAKGNAPKARLEVMGKKAKNATYISGNEAGKISREVSKVEKRRTVKSTLCNERSSRSHCMIILDVPSVGGRLMLVDMAGSENIEAAGQTGFEAKMQTAKINQGNTALKRVVESIANGDSHVPFRDSKLTMLLQDSFEDDKSKILMILCASPDPKELHKTVSTLEYGAKAKCIIRAAHAATPRDKMSSEESSAMLNSRIVAMNQFIHKLQKENKLREKERNEAQNGLRLKEEELAQLRTKLNLIEGQEMEKTWSLRSELMKMEEAMLKQQQELTALRQRLQEVEREKADGSQLVQQDIFGGRLLARLSEMPAGLDQSMAMSMSMDLDTGDQSAMQDVKVIKEDTRQQGHIWNQTATAASACTGSVVQEDDVRLSGYPEKTVLTTVFEEGDEEDAEKECGLQEGVRKEVVEENFKVDITQHTLSELDDPATRKHRIENIFRLCGNHREITKKPKVQSPAKEMFWNENKSPAKQVFGDQNKSPANQTFGDENKEPSAWGAIENPMCDVRVTDSPVSSQLSPIVCQVVDAPLSDQLNTCSAMEESDPNKENSLAGQKDGGLLEVYIKWESGSLIKGLKLLHNSCLSDLRKLIEAHFQEVGSKQQQHQFTFLLLGDPSGAPVSRDKEASVQISRLPHWNNQPDSYLACLRAAKKPAADHMPFSPLDSKLNTVVKDVHLAAGAMSPKVNQMSSPKKVNQMSSPSKVNQMSPNYIRELRA; this is translated from the exons ATGGCGCCGCCGCCCACCCCGCCTGCGCGTCCGGCGCCGGTGCCTCAGGCCACGGCCGCGGCCGCGACGCCACTCAGGACGCCCGCGTCCAAGCACCGCCTCCACTTCCCCGCCGCCACCCCGAGGAACGCcaacaacggcggcggcggcgccacggAGCACCCGGTCGAGGTGATCGGCCGCATCCGGAACCTCGCCTCGGGTGCTACGTCCGCGCTGGAGATCGCGGGCGGCGGGACGGCCGTGCGCGTGCGCGGCGACGCGGGCGGGTGCCGCGACTTCACCCTCGACGGCGTCTCCGTGTCCGAGGAGGAGAACCTCGAGGgcttctaccgccgcttcgtgcGCTCCAGGATCCAGGGCATCCGGGTCGGGGCCAAGTGCACCGTCATGGTCTACGGGCCCACGGGGTCCGGGAAGAGCCACACCATGTTCGGCTGCGCCAACAATCCCGGGATCGTGTACCGCGCGCTCAGGGACATCCTGgagggaggcggaggcggcgaagGCGATTCCGCCGAGGATGACGCCGGGTTTGACGCCGGCCTCTTCGTGCAGGTCGCGGTGCTGGAGATCTACAACGAGGAGATCTACGATTTGCTCGCGGGAAGCGGGGCCACTGCTAAAGGAAACGCCCCCAAG GCGAGACTGGAAGTAATGGGGAAAAAAGCAAAGAACGCAACTTATATATCTGGAAATGAAGCTGGGAAGATATCAAGAGAAGTTTCTAAGGTGGAAAAGCGAAGAACTGTGAAGAGCACACTTTGCAATGAGAGAAGTTCGCGAAGCCATTGCATG ATTATCCTGGATGTCCCATCTGTGGGAGGAAGGTTAATGCTTGTGGACATGGCTGGTTCTGAAAACATAGAAGCAGCAGGACAAACAGGATTTGAAGCCAAAATGCAG ACAGCAAAAATTAACCAAGGGAACACTGCTTTGAAGCGAGTAGTTGAATCCATTGCTAATGGTGATTCCCATGTTCCATTTAGGGACAGCAAGCTCACAATGCTACTACAG GATTCATTTGAAGATGACAAATCAAAAATCCTGATGATTCTGTGTGCTAGTCCTGACCCAAAAGAACTGCACAAGACAGTTTCTACTTTGGAATATGGTGCTAAGGCAAAGTGTATTATCCGTGCTGCTCATGCCGCAACGCCTAGGGACAAAATGAGCTCTGAGGAGTCATCTGCGATGCTCAATTCCAGAATTGTTGCGATGAACCAGTTCATCCACAAGCTTCAAAAGGAGAACAAATTGAGGGAGAAAGAGCGCAATGAGGCCCAGAATGGGCTAAGGCTGAAGGAAGAGGAGCTAGCACAACTGAGAACAAAGCTCAATCTGATAGAAGGGCAAGAAATGGAGAAAACCTGGTCATTGAGGAGTGAACTCATGAAGATGGAAGAAGCGATGCTTAAGCAGCAGCAAGAGCTTACTGCACTAAGACAGCGACTGCAGGAGGTTGAGCGTGAAAAGGCTGATGGTTCTCAGCTAGTGCAGCAGGATATCTTTGGAGGTAGATTGCTGGCACGGCTATCAGAGATGCCTGCAGGCCTTGATCAATCAATGGCAATGTCCATGTCTATGGACTTGGATACGGGAGACCAGTCAGCCATGCAAGATGTCAAGGTAATAAAGGAGGATACTCGCCAGCAGGGCCACATATGGAATCAAACAGCCACAGCAGCAAGTGCTTGCACAGGGTCTGTGGTGCAAGAAGATGATGTCAGGCTGTCCGGGTATCCTGAAAAGACTGTCCTCACCACTGTGTTTGAGGAGGGAGATGAAGAGGATGCAGAGAAGGAATGTGGTCTTCAAGAGGGGGTACGCAAGGAGGTTGTAGAGGAGAACTTTAAGGTGGACATAACACAACATACACTTTCTGAGCTAGATGATCCTGCAACAAGGAAGCATCGGATTGAGAACATATTCAGGCTCTGTGGCAATCATCGTGAAATAACTAAGAAACCAAAGGTCCAGTCACCAGCAAAGGAAATGTTCTGGAATGAGAACAAGTCTCCAGCGAAGCAAGTGTTTGGGGATCAGAACAAATCACCGGCAAACCAAACTTTTGGAGATGAAAACAAGGAGCCGTCGGCATGGGGAGCTATAGAGAACCCCATGTGCGACGTCAGAGTGACTGACAGCCCAGTGTCTTCTCAACTTTCTCCAATCGTATGCCAAGTTGTGGATGCACCATTATCGGATCAACTGAATACATGCAGTGCAATGGAAGAGAGTGATCCCAACAAGGAGAACAGCCTTGCTGGACAGAAGGATGGTGGCCTCTTGGAAGTTTACATAAAATGGGAGTCTGGCAGCCTGATCAAAGGGCTGAAGCTACTGCACAACTCATGCCTTTCAGATCTGAGGAAGCTAATAGAGGCTCACTTTCAAGAAGTAGGCAGCAAACAGCAGCAGCATCAGTTCACCTTCCTTCTCCTAGGG GATCCGTCCGGTGCTCCGGTGTCCAGGGACAAGGAAGCTTCGGTGCAGATAAGCAGGCTGCCTCACTGGAACAACCAGCCGGACAGCTACCTCGCGTGCCTGCGCGCAGCCAAGAAGCCGGCTGCAGACCACATGCCCTTCAGCCCGCTGGACAGCAAGCTGAACACGGTTGTGAAGGACGTGCACCTCGCCGCAGGTGCGATGTCGCCCAAGGTCAACCAGATGAGCTCACCCAAAAAGGTCAACCAGATGAGCTCACCCAGCAAGGTCAACCAGATGAGCCCCAACTACATCCGGGAGCTGAGAGCTTGA
- the LOC136470718 gene encoding secreted RxLR effector protein 161-like produces MEERLKLTKASTAAKVDATLYQSIIGSLRYLVYTRPNIAFVVGYVSRFLEDPREDHWAVVKWLLRYVKRTVDQEIVFPKIDESELQLTVFSDVDMAGDIDGRRSTSGVLVFLESAPIA; encoded by the coding sequence atggaggagcggctgaagctgacgaaggccagtaccgcggcgaaggtagatgcaacactttaCCAGAGCATCATCGgcagtctacgctacctagtctacACGAGGCCGAacattgcgttcgtcgtgggctacgtcagccgcttcttagaggatccccgagaggatcactgggccgtAGTGAAGTGGCTGCTGCGCTACGTTAAGAGGACGGTGGATCAGgagatcgtcttccccaagattgatgaaagtgagctacagctcactgtgttcagcgatgtagacatggcgggagacatcgacggacgacggagcacctctggcgtgctcgtcttcctcgagtCGGCTCCAATCGCATGA